One window of Candidatus Bathyarchaeota archaeon genomic DNA carries:
- a CDS encoding THUMP domain-containing protein: MLDNFNLLISTSRRNERNACSEMWYLLGELGDKAAKVDITPISGLIVANTLLDPIKAIYKLRENIKEKPWEFRYILKIVPIQKIVQTSEENIKKVALNLAKKISDQESYKIAVRKRSTNLSSTDIIDMIAPEIKRKVNLDNSDLLLQI, encoded by the coding sequence TAACTTCAATCTACTGATATCTACTTCTAGAAGGAATGAAAGAAATGCTTGCTCAGAGATGTGGTATCTATTAGGTGAGCTTGGTGACAAAGCGGCAAAAGTAGATATAACACCGATATCCGGTCTAATAGTTGCAAATACTTTACTAGACCCAATTAAAGCAATTTATAAGCTAAGAGAGAATATCAAAGAAAAACCTTGGGAATTCAGATATATCTTAAAAATTGTACCTATTCAGAAAATTGTTCAAACTTCAGAAGAGAATATTAAAAAGGTTGCTTTAAATCTCGCTAAAAAAATTAGTGATCAAGAAAGTTATAAGATTGCTGTTAGAAAGAGAAGCACTAACCTTTCTTCAACTGATATAATCGACATGATCGCACCTGAAATTAAACGAAAAGTAAATTTAGACAATTCAGATCTTTTATTACAAATT